The following coding sequences lie in one Phragmites australis chromosome 8, lpPhrAust1.1, whole genome shotgun sequence genomic window:
- the LOC133926220 gene encoding superoxide dismutase [Fe] 2, chloroplastic-like codes for MAASASASALHLRLLPSPPAAVQPQQWRLRSRVQRQGGLSRRYPKVVSYYGLTTPPYKLDALEPYMSRKTMELHWGKHHQDYVDGLNKQLATSPLYGYTLEELIKEAYNNGNPLPEYNNAAQVWNHHFFWESMQPEGGGLPEGGVLQQIEKDFGSFTNFRDEFIRAALQLLGSGWVWLVLKRDERILSVVHTRNAISPLAFGDIPIIGLDLWEHAYYLDYKDDRRTYVTNFMDHLISWHTVTLLMMRAESFVNLGEPNIPVA; via the exons ATGGCGGCTTCCGCTTCCGCTTCCGCTCTCCACCTCCGTCTCCtcccctcgccgccggccgctgTCCAGCCTCAGCAATGGCGTCTGCGCTCG AGAGTACAAAGGCAGGGTGGTCTGTCTCGAAGGTATCCGAAAGTCGTGTCCTATTACGGTCTCACAACCCCACCATATAAACTG GATGCTCTGGAACCTTATATGAGCAGGAAGACAATGGAACTTCACTGGGGAAAGCACCATCAGGATTATGTGGATGGCTTGAATAAGCAGCTTGCTACCAGTCCGCTGTATGGATACACTCTGGAGGAGCTGATAAAAGAAGCGTACAACAACGGCAATCCATTACCAGAGTATAATAATGCAGCACAG GTCTGGAACCATCACTTCTTCTGGGAATCAATGCAACCAGAAGGTGGTGGCTTACCTGAGGGAGGTGTGTTGCAGCAGATTGAAAAGGATTTTGGCTCGTTTACTAATTTCAGGGATGAGTTTATTCGCGCGGCCTTACAACTATTGGGGTCTGGTTGGGTTTGGCTTGTCT TGAAGAGAGACGAGAGAATACTTTCAGTAGTTCATACACGAAATGCCATCTCCCCACTTGCTTTTGGCGATATT CCAATCATCGGCCTAGACTTGTGGGAG CATGCTTACTACTTGGACTACAAG GATGATAGGCGAACATATGTTACAAACTTTATGGACCATCTCATCTCTTGGCATACTGTCACTCTACTCATGATGCGTGCTGAGTCTTTTGTGAACCTTGGTGAGCCAAATATCCCAGTGGCATGA